The genomic window AGCGTAATGACCTGGAAGAGAGAGGTATCATAGTAGAATTTCCAGGGGACGATTATGTTAAGATCGCCCTCTTTTTGTATAGTTGTGAAATTCTTTTATGTTGCATTTTGGTTAACCAAATAAATTCACTCACTATTGAAGGAGGAATTTAGGTTATGTCAGTTTCGTTAGAAGTTCAAGAAAGAGCCGTCCGTCCCCGTTCACTTAGAAATGAGCTACGTCACTCCGGAAAAATCCCTGCTGTTGTATATGGTTATCAAATCGAAAGTACACCAATCACGGTGGATGAAAAAGAGTTAACAAAAATCCTACGTGATAATGGAGCCAATACAGTTATCACACTTTCTGTTGGTGGGAAAAAAATCAACACGTTAGTATACAAAACACAGCTTGATACATTCACAAGTAAAATCAAGCACGTAGAATTTTTAGCTGTAAACATGTCAGAAGCAACTGAAGTTGAAGCAGAAATCCTATTGACTGGTGAGTCTACAGGTGTGAAATCAGGTGGTGTGCTTGCACAAAATCTGTATTCTGTCCTTGTCTCAGCAACACCGGAAAATCTACCGGAAAGTGTCGAAGTTGATATCAGTAATTTAGCGATCGGTGATGCGATAACCG from Enterococcus sp. 9E7_DIV0242 includes these protein-coding regions:
- a CDS encoding 50S ribosomal protein L25/general stress protein Ctc, encoding MSVSLEVQERAVRPRSLRNELRHSGKIPAVVYGYQIESTPITVDEKELTKILRDNGANTVITLSVGGKKINTLVYKTQLDTFTSKIKHVEFLAVNMSEATEVEAEILLTGESTGVKSGGVLAQNLYSVLVSATPENLPESVEVDISNLAIGDAITVADLPKNDKFTIVTDGEEQIVSIVEAQENIEETPAEAAEPEVIGEDKE